One genomic segment of Plasmodium vivax chromosome 9, whole genome shotgun sequence includes these proteins:
- a CDS encoding 40S ribosomal protein S18, putative (encoded by transcript PVX_091925A) yields the protein MSLQVMDQNDFQHILRILNTNVDGKEKVTIALTAIKGIGKRMATVICKQANVDSTKRAGELTTEEINNIVHIMNAPSQFKIPDWFLNRRKDVKEGKNLHVIANQLDSYLREDLERMKKIRLHRGLRHHWGLRVRGQHTKTTGRRGRTVGVSKKKGA from the exons ATGTCACTACAAGTGATGGACCAAAATGATTTTCAGCACATACTGAGAATCTTGAACACCAACGTTgatggaaaggaaaaggtcACCATTGCATTGACGGCCATAAAAGGAATTGGAAAGAGAATGGCCACTGTGATTTGCAAGCAGGCCAATGTGGACTCGACCAAGAGAGCAGGTGAACTCACCACGGAGGAGATTAATAAC ATCGTGCACATCATGAATGCCCCATCGCAATTCAAAATCCCCGACTGGTTCTTAAACAGAAGGAAGGATgtaaaggagggaaaaaatttgcacGTCATTGCCAACCAGCTGGACTCCTACCTACGTGAGGACTTggaaagaatgaaaaaaatcagACTGCACAGAGGTCTACGTCACCACTGGGGACTGAGGGTTCGTGGTCAACATACCAAGACCACtggacgaagaggaagaactgTTGGTGTGTCCAAAAAGAAGGGAGCGTGA
- a CDS encoding DnaJ domain containing protein (encoded by transcript PVX_091930A) has product MKGSTNAEGGEGDADDVVREENMGHERDDQSGAKSVTQSGLGSVTPNGLSNLPHSGAQRLNEGAPPKGAEMNHHVKITQPSSPRKESASAKKSCPLKSNFLKPITKHTMLRSVSAIRECTSAKCALREHHQGGTRPISEIEPTIKSPVMHSFPTNEKKKNKMKNITPIQIPAHRNVSTFVKRNPQQILKSYIHMMNNERNNFYLNGECADKKGHKNKYPPFLLKERILNFSKRPRDIISKLSNARSSGNNLEKNKKKMKVDREEKNDDVILLDGDQNLPCRSGENGPKSGNTGNNNLVEGNNKGKHTGGSSTFSSLKIPLAVKRKDGKITVKRNSIAIAGIKNKQSCANRTSGEKIDGVKNAPFKKIFSAEEAHKIELNYGNNFSGMEKREEAKVKDFYCKFYKCTQAVKEGSEANAGCASDASNLQTSCLRTLDAPSKYCKSCRKFLKLLISHGTKFKGTLVGINFIRPDAQNVVYAYKCDKQHEFNLSLFHIIHNLWCPHDYCLFECKGKREKNYATEFFRLKELDTMEKQKDLFLQAKMFCLLNPENALPDSSENAGAECTDDVERIIRNANDPWEVLQIKKFSKMELCDKELKRKARKNYRALALRVHPDKNKSKNATLAMNILTNSMKAVTSA; this is encoded by the exons ATGAAAGGGAGTACCAACGctgaggggggagagggggacGCCGATGATGTTGTGAGAGAGGAAAATATGGGCCACGAGAGGGACGATCAAAGTGGCGCAAAAAGTGTGACCCAAAGTGGACTGGGCAGTGTTACCCCAAATGGACTGAGCAATTTGCCCCACAGTGGAGCGCAACGCCTGAACGAGGGCGCTCCCCCAAAAGGGGCGGAAATGAACCACCACGTGAAGATCACCCAACCGAGTAGCCCCCGCAAAGAGAGCGCAAGTGCGAAGAAGAGTTGCCCTCTGAAGAGCAACTTCCTCAAACCCATCACGAAACACACCATGCTAAGGAGCGTAAGCGCTATAAGGGAATGCACCTCTGCGAAATGCGCCTTGCGGGAACACCACCAGGGAGGAACAAGACCGATAAGCGAAATTGAACCAACCATTAAATCTCCCGTAATGCACTCCTTCCCaacgaatgaaaaaaaaaaaaacaaaatgaagaacatcACGCCGATACAAATTCCCGCGCACAGAAATGTTAGCACCTTTGTTAAGAGGAACCCCCAACAAATCTTAAAAAGTTACATTCATATGATGAATAATGAAAGGAACAATTTCTACCTGAACGGGGAATGTGCAGATAAAAAaggacataaaaataaataccctccttttttgttaaaagaGCGCATACTGAACTTTAGTAAAAGACCCAGGGACATCATTTCGAAGCTATCAAACGCCCGCAGCAGTGGCAacaatttggagaaaaataaaaaaaaaatgaaagttgatagggaagaaaaaaatgacgatgTTATCCTTTTGGACGGAGATCAAAATTTACCTTgccgttcaggtgaaaatggACCAAAAAGTGGCAACACAGGAAACAACAATTTGGTGGAGGGGAACAATAAGGGGAAGCACACAGGTGGAAGTAGCACCTTCAGTTCTTTGAAAATCCCCCTTGCAGTGAAACGGAAAGATGGTAAAATTACCGTCAAAAGGAACAGCATAGCAATCgcgggaataaaaaataaacaaagtTGTGCAAATCGTACGagtggagaaaaaatcgACGGTGTAAAAAACGCGCCctttaaaaagatttttaGCGCGGAGGAGGCGCACAAGATAGAGCTGAATTACGGCAATAATTTTAGCGGCATGGAGaagagggaagaagcaaaggtGAAGGACTTCTACTGCAAGTTTTACAAATGCACACAGGCTGTGAAAGAGGGAAGTGAGGCCAACGCAGGCTGTGCTAGTGACGCGTCAAATCTGCAAACTTCCTGCTTACGAACGCTCGACGCGCCGTCCAAATACTGCAAATCGTGcaggaaatttttaaagctgCTCATATCTCACGGCACCAAGTTCAAAGGAACGCTAGTAGGCATAAACTTCATCCGCCCAGACGCGCAAAACGTCGTGTACGCGTACAAGTGCGATAAGCAGCACGAATTTAACCTGTCGCTCTTTCACATCATACACAATTTGTGGTGCCCGCATGATTATTGCCTGTTCGAGTGTAAGGGCAAGCGTGAGAAAAACTACGCGACTGAGTTTTTTCGCCTCAAGGAGTTGGACACCATGGAAAAGCAGAAGGACCTGTTTTTGCAGGCCAAAATGTTTTGCCTCCTCAACCCGGAGAACG CCTTGCCAGACAGCAGCGAAAACGCCGGCGCAGAATGCACCGATGATG TTGAGAGGATTATAAGGAATGCCAATGACCCGTGGGAAGTTCTCCAG ATCAAgaagttttccaaaatggagtTGTGTGACAAGgagttaaaaaggaaagcacgAAAAAACTACCGCGCCCTGGCCCTGAGGGTTCACCCCGATAAGaacaaaagtaaaaat gCCACGCTAGCTATGAACATTTTAACCAATTCGATGAAGGCAGTAACATCCGCGTAG
- a CDS encoding hypothetical protein, conserved (encoded by transcript PVX_091935A), with product MINNFRSPQSNDPIKKLQNLLNNCLYSVVDVLSNLSYQGEPKELEVVPEEESEYAYFVNLLKERAAEIEREARESEEAMGEVNEEVKEEVKEEVKEEVKEEVTEEVKEEMKEEIKEGIKEEAKEEITEEAKVEIKEEVKEETKEEAKEEVNEEVKEEIMEKVKDAKDSPAGEAQTDESEDPSSEETSDESYAESSGLSDEQSYDDTMERRETDDEQTQRSVEEGPPKRYFVKPYYEGPLQEEILDRVERMNLILKMIDACIEELPDSLVIEEEKCQEMKALQKRKDDSKEELKRLYSEYDAIYSYVTDNLRDIIINMG from the exons ATGATTAACAACTTTAGATCGCCACAGTCGAATGACCCGATTAAGAAGCTGCAGAACTTGCTGAACAACTGCCTCTACTCCGTCGTC GACGTGCTGAGCAATTTATCCTACCAAGGGGAGCCCAAGGAGCTGGAAGTTGTTCCGGAGGAGGAGAGCGAATATGCCTACTTTGTAAACTTGCTCAAGGAGAGGGCCGCCGAGATTGAGCGGGAGGCGCGGGAGAGTGAGGAAGCGATGGGAGAAGTAAACGAGGAGGTGAAAGAGGAGGTGAAAGAGGAGGTGAAAGAAGAGGTGAAAGAGGAGGTGACAGAAGAGGTGAAAGAGGAGATgaaagaagaaattaaagaaggaattaaagaagaagcaaaagaggAGATTACGGAGGAGGCAAAAGTGGAGATTAAAGAGGAGGTGAAAGAGGAgacaaaagaagaagcaaaagaagaagtaaaCGAGGAGGTGAAAGAGGAGATTATGGAGAAGGTGAAGGACGCGAAGGACAGCCCTGCGGGGGAGGCCCAAACCGACGAGTCCGAGGACCCCTCAAGCGAAGAAACGAGCGATGAGTCGTACGCAGAATCCAGCGGTTTATCGGACGAACAGTCCTACGATGACACGATGGAGAGAAGGGAGACGGACGACGAGCAGACGCAACGCTCCGTGGAGGAAGGACCCCCCAAACGGTATTTCGTCAAACCCTATTATGAAGGCCCCCTGCAGGAAGAAATCTTAGACCGCGTGGAGCGAATGAAtttgattttaaaaatgatagacGCCTGCATAGAGGAGCTGCCCGATTCGTTGGTGATCGAA GAAGAGAAGTGCCAGGAAATGAAGGCGTTGCAGAAACGGAAGGACGACTCCAAGGAGGAGTTAAAAAGACTCTACAGCGAATACGACGCCATCTACAGTTACGTCACGGATAACCTGCGGGACATCATCATTAACATGGGGTGA
- a CDS encoding hypothetical protein, conserved (encoded by transcript PVX_091940A), translating to MGRHKAYVSREFRPNTFRGETKEQEKARIGELNQLEEELAKNEYTSKLHKELLLQNGSFDKEAKILKLHMGGNLIKNKPILSRKNVAYLSSESGILLIDLKKKKKKKILTSFFIDAMFYFLDKKTKQEYLILKSFSNYIYLYLISERRFLFVKKFFIKNLFYINSFGKNGELCFATWEFDPKGKKMFMNFYLLRFAFNYEAPLGCLNGEAAQVGEQRGEQSECCPPTHVTYTFSSDSEGAFDKEVFPRELMVSSSDGEEGARGKLQARGKMQARGKMQASGAQGGSRYGSQANGCGSQANGYGGQANGYGGQANGYGGQASGYRSHTDGYGSPNRRSDPVHVGAKVIIMPLVKIKYVYFSMVDMNPSLTKLVLANNNMVILYDTVKRRYSLLYFRHFISSVKISDENFLCVGFVNGFINIFLFDKVTEGEGSREDLLRCKAIVGEAEAAGEGKHPPRRRKLMSLLKRIEDAYPYVPGYEVAYHGGGAQSGEGSGEGSGVMGGELHGEVCGEPRSDLPGGGVPYIDFHLRRDKIVDVQKAHVVKYKWHSHAVYNMTIEGRKVISCGEEAVVLIYDIDSGTTEFIPHLGSPCYYTYVNRKKNLIICNSLSNVVHFISYNHRLFFYTHVGLHMPLSLRHLFWNYPTVYESIKSSVKFFEGQICSSYDYSLGGGVLSGDASTNFVANCEESEIDSEGSSSDCMESSDPGEDLEEGTTSGEQPQGSLRGSDLRSRVSEREGDPLAVPDEGIELTSSGEDEQGGANSTADGTEKGKVKAVLTFQQIQEEIERSIYNHTNVQNNLYRKYQMQFYCDSNRGLVFSFLTSFTNVQLYNVERDKHVKFVCPLEVTYKSRSCVEKVNDLELLFFAFTQSRHLLMTIERRNYQLEEASGINANALVETLYTFKIWRIMGNALDYEPVYEHAVTGGQVGEAQGRSGAGEPLNSGAKEHPPVNGAGEPLNSDEVPPPRDEGEPHLEKYKAIVSHPFLSMFLVLECGGDMTVWCLERSERIFEDSVYADYEVDVYQTQDNSYYYREVRRLNHGVSVYGGEAIRGEAIRGEAIRGEANEGEVNQGDPNDGDANQGDACQSVTIIKRVNHKNHPILGGDITSDGKILCICHDKLITLWDTTTLRVMAVISHAIYTGLNESLFRLYKGVEIMQMDTGKGEAKGHVPHMCFFAFDSIFIYSLHEFHLVLEKKIKNGIIEYVKFDRHNCRFVAIGVAKRLRGGSGKPGRLPPGGRPGDIIQKNYLYEFTSNVLKKRKMFYSSRDRPIVALDFAPLNERKNVSLSSFQPSTLLVALNSKFQVCTFYVNNYAEFMQLS from the coding sequence atggggaggcaCAAGGCGTACGTGAGCCGGGAGTTCCGGCCGAATACCTTCCGAGGGGAGACCAAAGAGCAGGAGAAGGCGAGGATAGGAGAGTTAAACCAACTGGAAgaggagctagccaaaaacgAGTACACGAGCAAGCTGCACAAGGAGTTGCTTCTGCAAAACGGCAGCTTTGACAAAGAGGCAAAGATACTGAAGCTACACATGGGGGGAAATCTAATCAAAAACAAGCCCATACTGAGCAGGAAAAATGTGGCCTATCTTAGTAGCGAAAGTGGAATCCTCCTGatagatttaaaaaaaaaaaaaaaaaaaaaaatactcacCTCCTTCTTTATAGATGccatgttttattttctagacaaaaaaacgaaacaagaatatttaattttgaaaTCGTTCAGTAATTACATCTACCTCTATCTGATTAGTGAAAGGAGAttcctttttgtgaaaaagttttttattaaaaatttgttttatataaacagCTTTGGGAAAAATGGCGAGCTTTGCTTCGCTACGTGGGAGTTTGATCCGAAGGGCAAAAAGATGTTCATGAATTTTTACCTCCTCAGATTTGCCTTCAACTATGAGGCTCCGCTGGGTTGCCTaaatggggaagcggcgcagGTGGGTGAGCAGAGGGGTGAGCAAAGCGAGTGCTGCCCGCCCACCCACGTGACGTACACGTTTTCCTCCGACTCGGAGGGCGCCTTCGACAAGGAGGTATTCCCGCGCGAGTTGATGGTGAGCAGCTCGGACGGGGAGGAGGGGGCGCGCGGAAAGTTGCAGGCGCGGGGAAAGATGCAGGCGCGGGGAAAGATGCAGGCGAGCGGCGCGCAGGGTGGCAGCAGGTATGGAAGTCAAGCCAACGGGTGTGGAAGCCAAGCCAACGGGTATGGAGGCCAAGCCAACGGGTATGGAGGCCAAGCCAACGGGTATGGAGGCCAAGCCAGCGGGTATAGAAGCCACACCGATGGGTATGGAAGCCCCAACAGACGAAGCGACCCTGTGCACGTCGGCGCGAAGGTGATCATCATGCCActggtgaaaataaaatatgtgtacTTCTCCATGGTTGATATGAACCCAAGCCTCACCAAGCTGGTGCTAGCCAACAACAACATGGTGATTCTATACGACACGGTGAAGAGGAGGTACAGCCTGCTGTACTTTAGGCACTTCATTTCGTCTGTAAAGATAAGCGATGAGAACTTCCTTTGCGTTGGGTTCGTAAACGgatttataaacatttttctgttcGATAAGGTGACGGAGGGTGAGGGTAGTCGGGAGGACTTGTTGAGGTGCAAGGCCATCGTGGGGGAGGCAGAAGCCGCTGGagaggggaagcacccccCGCGGAGGCGCAAGTTGATGTCCCTGTTGAAGAGGATCGAGGACGCCTACCCGTACGTCCCCGGGTATGAAGTGGCCTACCACGGGGGGGGTGCGCAGAGCGGTGAGGGGAGCGGTGAGGGGAGCGGCGTCATGGGCGGAGAGCTACACGGAGAGGTATGCGGCGAGCCACGCAGCGATCTACCCGGCGGAGGTGTGCCCTACATCGACTTCCACCTGAGGAGAGACAAAATCGTGGACGTGCAGAAGGCGCACGTGGTGAAGTACAAGTGGCACAGCCACGCAGTCTACAACATGACCATCGAGGGGAGGAAAGTAATATCCTGCGGAGAGGAAGCCGTTGTTCTTATATACGACATTGACAGTGGCACCACAGAGTTCATCCCCCATCTGGGCTCCCCCTGTTACTACACCTACGTgaataggaagaaaaacttaATCATCTGCAACTCGCTTAGTAACGTAGTACACTTCATCAGTTATAATCACCGATTGTTCTTTTACACTCATGTCGGTCTGCACATGCCACTCTCCTTGAGACACCTCTTTTGGAACTACCCCACTGTGTATGAGAGTATAAAAAGTAGcgttaaattttttgaaggcCAGATTTGCAGCTCTTATGATTactccctgggggggggcgtCCTCAGCGGGGATGCCTCAACCAATTTCGTGGCGAATTGTGAGGAGAGCGAAATTGACAGCGAGGGGTCGAGCAGCGACTGCATGGAGAGTAGTGATCCCGGGGAGGACCTCGAGGAGGGGACCACTTCGGGGGAGCAGCCCCAGGGAAGCCTCCGAGGAAGCGACCTTCGCTCGAGGGTGAGCGAGCGAGAGGGCGACCCCCTGGCGGTTCCCGACGAGGGGATAGAACTGACGTCCAGTGGGGAGGACGAGCAGGGGGGGGCTAACTCCACCGCGGACGGaacggaaaaggggaaagtcAAAGCCGTCTTAACCTTCCAGCAAATTCAGGAAGAAATCGAACGAAGCATTTACAACCATACGAATGTGCAGAATAATCTTTACAGGAAATATCAAATGCAATTTTACTGTGACTCCAACAGGGGGCTggtcttctccttcctgACGTCGTTCACCAACGTGCAGCTGTACAATGTGGAGAGAGACAAGCACGTAAAGTTCGTGTGCCCCTTAGAGGTGACTTACAAGAGCAGGTCCTGCGTTGAAAAGGTAAACGATTTGGAACTCCTTTTCTTCGCCTTCACGCAGAGTAGGCACTTACTTATGACCATCGAGAGGAGGAACTACCAACTGGAGGAGGCCTCGGGGATCAACGCCAACGCGTTGGTGGAGACTCTGTATACGTTTAAAATTTGGAGGATCATGGGCAACGCGCTGGACTACGAGCCTGTGTATGAGCACGCCGTCACGGGTGGTCAGGTGGGAGAAGCACAGGGAAGGAGTGGTGCAGGGGAGCCCCTAAACAGTGGCGCAAAGGAGCACCCACCAGTTAATGGCGCAGGGGAGCCCCTAAACAGTGATGAAGTGCCGCCCCCACGGGATGAGGGGGAACCCCACCTGGAGAAGTACAAAGCGATCGTGAGTCACCCCTTCCTGAGCATGTTCCTCGTGCTGGAGTGCGGCGGGGATATGACTGTTTGGTGCCTGGAGAGGAGCGAGCGCATTTTCGAGGACAGCGTGTACGCGGACTACGAGGTGGACGTGTACCAGACGCAGGACAACAGCTACTACTACAGGGAGGTGCGCCGGCTGAACCATGGGGTTAGCGTgtacgggggggaggccatcCGGGGGGAGGCCATCCGGGGGGAGGCCATCCGGGGGGAGGCCAACGAAGGGGAGGTCAACCAAGGCGATCCCAACGATGGGGATGCCAACCAAGGGGATGCCTGCCAAAGCGTCACCATCATTAAGCGAGTAAACCACAAGAACCACCCCATCTTGGGAGGAGACATAACCAGCGACGGGAAAATCCTCTGCATCTGCCACGACAAGTTAATAACCCTCTGGGACACAACCACACTGAGAGTAATGGCCGTAATCAGCCACGCCATTTACACGGGCCTGAATGAATCCCTCTTTAGGCTTTACAAAGGAGTAGAAATAATGCAAATGGACACGGGCAAAGGAGAGGCCAAGGGACATGTGCCACACATGTGCTTCTTCGCATTTGATAGCATCTTCATTTATTCGCTGCATGAGTTCCACTTGGtcttagaaaaaaaaataaagaacgGAATCATCGAGTATGTGAAGTTTGACCGGCACAACTGCAGGTTCGTCGCCATTGGAGTTGCGAAGAggctcaggggggggagcggcaaaccCGGCCGCCTACCACCCGGCGGCCGACCCGGTGACATCATACAGAAGAACTACCTGTACGAATTCACCTCCAACGtgctgaagaagaggaagatgttCTACTCGTCCAGGGACAGGCCAATCGTGGCCCTGGACTTTGCTCCCCTCAACGAGAGGAAGAACGTCTCCCTCAGCAGCTTCCAGCCGTCCACGTTGCTGGTCGCCCTCAACTCAAAGTTCCAGGTGTGCACCTTCTACGTCAACAACTACGCCGAGTTTATGCAGCTCTCGTGA
- a CDS encoding hypothetical protein, conserved (encoded by transcript PVX_091945A), translated as MSGYPLSNVSVGLGSMLPACKEMRVNPVPSNLVYLNANANNNNQVDHGGGDAQKKDRGSSPPRSASRSSANQSNSKNDAKDEKQALECTSYKIGKGKKKNNNLDSMEELLFKLTNGNFKAEKHHVYTADGYRLNLYRIVSTNKKDNLQKKKEVFCLNHGLFESSISYTCKGYESLAFQIFANDYDVWISNNRGNAFTKYVGKDYALKKLKERYSLQDLKDIGVEVTEEMAAQGSSSASGDDEKKSTESASSSDEEGCREKGKNNNLRKAGKADDNAANNSSGKKNSEGTKSSVEESKSVPPCCGTPGAKPSIGDASPAEGGSKVGSNKAEKSSPCTSSSSDSEGPEDAPANIDSRALSDIFKRAKGSKGADKNESIKKVYCGIGIPDEVDPSLSADDESTVNSEGEKQEEDELDEGDYNLGYEIDGSPDPPGPFGDSSSCDSNMVCSFPYVPKDPENGEAAGEAAECAEGVEDGEEVEELVNLNKHSEEDDVVELNVPEMDNWTFEDMGTKDLPAVIKYIKNKTQREQIVYVGFSQGSVQLLIGCCLNDYLNNSIKRTYLLSLPIILKNKDKLLKSVKMLLIASRWYKAIIGSKEFIQKVFPEKMSTSMISSSADLFTRNFFKLYTENVDENYKKIYFRHTPSGTTSKANLKKWCSSLHDGPVSEAIDKYAHKCSFPITLVYGIKDCLVDAERSIEYMKKKFTKNDLKIISEPEWSHIDPVLADNRNVVLSCILEDLKGEEKETKQEEEKETKQEEKETKQEEEKETKQEEKKQTKQEEKKQTKQEEKKKQQEEKKKQLKK; from the coding sequence ATGTCTGGGTACCCGCTGAGCAACGTGTCCGTTGGATTGGGGTCCATGTTGCCCGCATGTAAAGAAATGAGAGTAAATCCTGTGCCATCAAATCTGGTTTACCTGAACGCGAATGCGAATAATAACAATCAGGTAGatcacggggggggggatgctcaaaaaaaggacagGGGTAGTAGCCCCCCGAGGAGTGCCTCCCGCAGCAGCGCGAACCAAAGTAacagcaaaaatgatgcaaagGATGAGAAGCAAGCGCTGGAGTGCACTTCGTATAAAAttgggaaaggaaaaaaaaaaaataataacttgGACAGCATGGAAGAGCTGCTGTTCAAATTAACAAACGGGAATTTTAAAGCAGAAAAGCACCACGTGTATACGGCGGATGGGTACagattaaatttatatagaaTTGTAAGTACCAATAAGAAggataatttgcaaaaaaaaaaagaagtgttTTGCTTAAATCATGGACTGTTCGAGTCCTCCATCAGCTACACTTGCAAAGGGTACGAGTCTTTAGCTTTCCAGATTTTCGCCAATGATTATGATGTCTGGATAAGCAACAACAGGGGTAATGCCTTCACAAAATATGTGGGGAAAGACTACGCCCTGAAAAAGTTAAAGGAAAGATACAGCCTACAAGATCTCAAGGACATTGGCGTGGAGGTCACTGAGGAGATGGCCGCGCAGGGGAGTAGCAGTGCCTCTGGTGACGACGAAAAGAAGAGCACAGAGAGTGCAAGCAGCAGTGATGAAGAAGGCTGCCGTGAGAAAGGCAAAAACAACAACTTAAGGAAAGCAGGCAAAGCTGATGATAACGCTGCTAATAATAGCAGTGGGAAGAAGAACTCCGAGGGGACCAAAAGCAGTGTGGAGGAGAGTAAAAGTGTCCCTCCATGCTGCGGAACCCCCGGTGCGAAGCCCTCCATAGGAGATGCCTCTCCCgcagaaggaggaagcaaaGTCGGGTCCAACAAAGCAGAGAAGTCATCTCCATGCACTAGCAGCAGCAGTGATAGTGAAGGCCCCGAGGACGCACCCGCCAACATTGACAGTCGAGCACTTTCGGATATTTTTAAGAGGGCAAAGGGGAGCAAAGGCGCTGATAAGAATGAGAGCATTAAGAAGGTGTACTGCGGCATCGGCATCCCCGATGAGGTGGACCCCAGTCTGAGCGCGGATGACGAATCGACTGTGAACAgtgagggggagaagcaggaggaggacgagTTGGACGAGGGAGACTACAATTTGGGCTACGAAATAGACGGCAGTCCAGACCCCCCCGGGCCGTTCGGAGACTCATCCAGCTGCGACTCCAATATGGTGTGCAGCTTCCCGTATGTGCCCAAGGACCCAGAAAATGGCGAAGCAGCGGGGGAAGCCGCGGAATGCGCAGAGGGAGTGGAGGACGGCGAGGAAGTGGAGGAACTAGTCAACTTGAACAAGCACAGCGAAGAAGATGACGTGGTCGAGCTGAACGTCCCCGAAATGGACAATTGGACCTTCGAAGACATGGGGACGAAGGACCTCCCAGCAGTTATAAAATACATCAAGAACAAAACACAGAGGGAACAAATTGTGTACGTGGGATTCTCCCAAGGAAGTGTGCAGCTTTTAATCGGCTGCTGCCTGAACGATTATCTAAACAACAGCATTAAACGGACCTACCTCTTGTCCCTTCCGATTATCCTGAAGAACAAAGACAAGTTGCTCAAGTCTGTGAAGATGTTGCTCATCGCTTCGAGGTGGTACAAGGCAATCATTGGCAGTAAGGAGTTCATACAGAAGGTTTTTCCGGAGAAAATGAGCACCAGCATGATCTCCAGCTCAGCTGATTTATTTACGCGTAACTTTTTTAAGCTGTACACGGAAAACGTAGAcgagaattataaaaagattTACTTTAGACATACCCCCAGTGGGACCACTTCCAAagcgaatttaaaaaaatggtgctCTTCTCTTCATGATGGTCCCGTGTCAGAGGCCATAGACAAATATGCACACAAGTGCTCCTTCCCCATTACGCTTGTGTATGGCATTAAGGATTGCTTGGTGGATGCCGAGAGGTCTATTGAgtatatgaagaagaagtttACGAAAAACGACTTGAAGATTATCTCCGAGCCAGAGTGGTCGCACATAGACCCTGTGCTGGCGGACAACCGGAACGTCGTGCTGTCCTGCATTCTGGAGGATctgaagggggaggagaaggagacgaagcaggaggaggagaaggagacgaagcaggaggagaaggagacgaagcaggaggaggagaaggagacgaagcaggaggagaagaagcagacgaagcaggaggagaagaagcagacgaagcaggaggagaagaaaaagcagcaggaggagaagaaaaagcagctGAAGAAGTAG